GTGCGATGCATGGAGGCTGCTTGGAAATGCTCCCCGGGTCTCCGGAGCGCATGAGGCGGTTCCAGCCGACCGACGGGCCGCAGCACCGGGGGGATCCGGCCGCTGATCCGCAGCTCCACGGAGCCGCCACACCATAGGTTCGAGGCACATCCTCCCCACAGCACCGTGATCCGGGAGCCTAAAGGCTGCATCACTTCTGCGTCGCAGCGGTGGAGGATTTGTGTGGCTGTCATCTATGCAATTTTTGTCTCGACTTTTCATTCTATGATgagcacagaggagggagaggcaggTTCAGCCTGCGAGGAGGCGAGGGGAGGCACTGCCGTCACCCACCGCCACACCTGGGATGAAGGCGAACCGCACGGCTGCCAAGGACGTCCGCGCCCCGCCGAGGAGGACGAGGCGGCGCAGGGCGAGGAGGCAGCGGAgccggaggagacagaggagggagaggagggagaggagggagagggctGCCGGGAGGGCTGCCGGGAGGGCCGGAGCTGCGGGGATGCATGCGGGGGGGACACCGCGGGGAATATTTCCAGTGAGGACGGGGCTGTCGGGGGCACATCGAGCAAGGCACAGACGATGCATTCAAACTGCAGCAGCGAAACCTGCATCCCCACTCCCAGCTGCCGGATCTGCTTCCAGGGCGCAGAGCAGGTAACTGCACCGCCGACACACTCAGCTCACATCACCGCACAGTGTCGGAACCGGCTGCCTCTGTAACGTTATCGGGTTTAAAGTCCTGGTTCCGAGACTGATGAAAGTTAAAGTTAATGAAGGTGAGGGCACGGACCTCACAGCTCGaccctgattggctgacagcAGCAACTCATCTAATTAAAAACGAGGTGAACCTGCTGAGTGAAGCAGCTCTCATGCTGGAACCCGGGCCTGATTGGACGGGTTCCAGCATAAGAGCatatcagaaccagaaccgaaATACATGGAAGACTTAATGTGTCACACCTTCAACAGCATCTCAGAAACATCTGTGATGGTGAGCAGGTTCCCTTTAAAGAGAACATGACCCggacctgctgcagagactccagcaccacggacagctcACCTGAACACCTGAACACCTGAACAGCTGCGTTACCAGGGGTGACAAGTAACtaaatacatgtacatgtacatgttaCATTCTCCTGTTACAgattttacaaacaaaacacacaaacatctacTAAAATATGATTCATCATCGGTTCACATGCCGCAATGTTAAAATCCAGCCTGCACAGAAATGCATTAGTAACGAGAATGGTACtgagtagagcgcatacctccgctcCCCTTTTGAGTCACCTGAACACATCTCCAGATCCATGCAtgattccctgagaaattaacaaaagtgTGGAAATTTGACTCATCTCTCAACATTCAAGAAagcagcaaaacagaaaaaaattctGGATTCATCAGTTTAAAAGTCAGCAGGGTCTAATCTGGCCTGAGACCCGTCCTCCAgccaagtttggtggaaatctgtttggtagtttttgtttaatcctgatcacaaaccaacagacagacagacagacggacacaggtgaaaacaaaacctcaCCAACGGCGGTGATCATGATAATCCAACAGGATAACATGATGTAACACTCTGACTGGGGAAGTTTCACAAGTTATATTTTACTAATTTGACGTTGTTTTTGTCACTGAAAGCTTCAACAaggaacttttttttctgtcgtcGACTTCAGACGGACGATGACGATCTCTGTtttagctctgtagcaccgaaCTGTCTGTGCGACTCCTCGATTCATCCTCAGCTCTCTGatttcctcctctcacacaatgaCCCGCCCACAACATTATCTGATTGGTTATACATCACAATCAATATGAATTAAAGCCAATAAACACTAAATAATCTAATTCTGCAGTATAACTAGTAATTAAAGTTATCAATACATGTACTGAGGAAGGAAAAAGGAGTAAAGTGCCTCAAAATAGTACTTATGTAGAGTACCAGAGTAAACTACTTAGTTATTTACATCACTGGTCATTTTGAACTCTAACACAAAGATTTTCATCTTTACTGTGAATGAATATCAGTGTTTATTATACATTAAGGGTCgtgtttgtaagaaaagtagatttttgagtgtcattccAACCTGACGTCAAATTCAGACACTTTGAGGTCGCGACCGCCTCGTCCTTTAATCCTGAAGCATCAGTGTATGACGAGCTGGGaacgagactcaaaaatctactttccTCTTATAAGGGACCTGTAAAAATTTGTATtcctaaaaaaacaagaaaaaaaagcctcatcAGTCGCCCCCTGATCTAAATCCTCCTCAGTGACGTGACAGAAGACGACTTGCAAACCACATCAGCGTCTCACATAATGACCAGTCCCACTAATGGtgtcatttagatttaaaagGAGCactgattttaatatttataatattaatgaggtaataaatcaaacttttctccatcagtgaataaacgagctgttctcagaaaaTAAGTTCCCAGAACACGGTCTGAAgctggagaggtggcagggtccgccatataaacacagtaagacagtataaactgtgttgttcttgtttattcagtcatgacgacaaagagagtttgtttatttagtttgtttaggcagaaaaaaacatcgGCCAATGAGGATCCTTCTCTTCTATTCTTAGTAAcattttcttcactgaaaccacagactgctcctttaaactaagATTAAGGTTAAGATAAAGATATTTATCCCACAACAGGGAGATGCAACAAGTACAGGAACAAAGAGTcagaaaaatatacataaaaaactaaaaacaaagtgattgattgatcagagttttcagtctgatgTCTGTGAGGATGAATGATCTGTTCAGTGATCAGTCTGCTGATCAAGGCTTCCACAGTCTGGTGCAGGTGAGAGAtgctacagactgctcctttaaacaccTCCGTTATTCATCATCGAACTCATGAACAACCTGTCGAGACACCTGGAGGTCCCCACACAAAACTGAAGGTTAAAACAACTTGTTctgcagcaaaaaacaaaaaacaaagctgttcataaaagacaaagaaaagagtAAAATCCAGTTATAGTCACATAACTGCCAGCAGCTGAAGTCCACTTCAGCACCGAGCCAGAACTCCAAACATGTAATAAAGCTCACAAAGACAATTCAAGGTGTTAAATAttagaaaacacaataaagtggAACGTCTCAGTCAGAGCTGATAGAACACGttggtgtttttattcctgAGGGTTTGAGCTCCACATCAGGACGACTGAATCATAATAATCCATCTATAATCAATATGATCAGGCAGAGACGCCTCAGTCCGACTGTCTGCACGTGTTCCTGGCAGTGGACGGACAGATGTGGACCTGCAGGGACCGGCGGACGCTCTGTCTCTGAAACCTGACGCTCTGCAGGCCCGGTGGTATCGTGACAGTGAGCCCTCGGTGAGGGAAGCATCCATCCTCGCCGGAGCtcaaaggaaagagaggagtCAGAGCAGTAAATGCCTAAGTGAATATCCTGTCTTCTGAACGTGGGCTATAGCCTATTAGCAGAGCTAATCTAATAGCTCTGCCTCCGGGTCCAGactgatatttgattttgataCAAGGCCGCAGGCTGGCAGAGCTCACCAGTTATCAGGAAGATTGCAAAACAGAAATCTGACacttttaaatattcatgtgtGAGCAGATGGAGTGAGAATGAGATCCGACACCAGAGGAGCCGCTTCCTTTAAGAAAACCGCTGCTTGATTCACAAAATACCTGATGGGAAAATATTAAAGTTGAACTCGACGCGTTCTGAACTCTGAGGTTCTGTCGTCTGTAACTGGGTCAGATTTATTCTCAGCAGCTCGTTCAGCTGCTGCCGACATGAACCAAAGGTTCACTTATTCCacttttctggagctttcagCTGCGGCTCACGGTCTTCAGCAGTGGATTGAGTTTCTGAGCTCCTGAAAAATCTACTCAGTTTTTGTTTATTCGACGAAACGATCCCAACTCAAGGTCCAATAACGAGCTTGTTGGGGAGTTGTTGACTGCGTTACAAACTCTATATGCTGATGAAGACCATGAGATGTGGTTGAAAGTTCTAATTCTGCAGTTCTTTGGCAAAACAATCTTAACTTGAGATCCACCTGCTGTTTCGTGAGTGTTAAACGGCAAACCAGACTGATGAAGACCATGAGATGCTGTTGTTGAAGGTGCTGTTAAAAGTCAGTAAGTGGATCTTGAGTTTAGACGGGTTCAAAGACTGCAGTTCTTTGACAAAATAATCTAAACTCAAGATCAACCAGCTGTTGTTTCATGAGTATCCAACTGTGAATGAACTTCATTAGCTGATGAAGAACATGAGATGGGTAGAAAGTTTGAAGAAGCATGTAAGGGCCCCTTGAGTAGAGATTGTTTCCTGTAAATGATCAGAGTTGTTGGACCGACAGCATGTTAACAGTTCTGGTTCCAGTCCAGTTCTGAACCCTCTGTGGATGTTAtcgtctctcttcctgtttcctgtttctctctccatcccgtCATAAAGAAATCCAAAGAGTTGTTCTGTTAACGTCCTTCAGTTGGAGCCGGGTCGACCTTCTTGTTGTCTCCAGAACCTGCCGGTCTTAATCTCAGAAGTAGAACTGGTCTCCTAACAGATTCAGAAACGTGTCCACGATGTTGGTTTTGTCAGTCACAGCCGACCCGCGTTGGTTCAGTCCAGTGGAAACCTCCGAGGTCCTCTTAAACCCACAAGGTTAATATGACACGATGAAGAACGAGCTCTCTGACCACTGACCTTAATATACTATTAATATGCCTCTCACAGCCGGGCCTGCGGGTCAAAGCTACAGTAATGGCTGCTCGAGGAAAGCCCGGAGGAAGAAAGAATGCACCAGAACAAATAGATCCGGCTGTGATGATTAATGTCACGCTGCATCCTGCCGTTACTATCCGAGGGTGTTGTGTCTTTGAGGAATGATCATTGATCCGAGCGGTTCTGGTAAAGCCTCCGGTGAGCCGGTcgtgtgttctgtctgatgtaCGAGCTGCTGGGAGGAAAGTCCAAAAGACGGGGATTTCTACATGATGGGAAACGTCGACACGTAGACTTTGAGAACCGATGTTGGATTAATATCTGGCAGGCGGCTCCAACATCAATAGTTTGAGAGGTTTAATCTGTCAGAATCATAGAAACACCAGGCGTGATGTGAATATtaagtgaggagaggagagcggttctctggctctgctgcttctgttatattgttaaatgtgtgaaatacgATAGCGGAGGGAAATCTTGAGCCGTTCCGGTGATGAATCAGGCAGAAATGTGCTTCCTCCCTGCTGATTGTTGAAGCCAGGACAGCTTGAGTTCATCCACGTCAGTTCAGCCtgaagtctgcagcagagatgtGGAGTTATTCTGACTCCAGACGCTGTTTTGACTTCTTGCAACTGGatttaacaaaaaatatgtctttttaaTTGACCTTAAACTCAAAGCTATCACAGTAAAATAGATCTACAGTGATATAAGGCAGCTAGCCACAGAATCAGAGATTATCACGAGGTTTGTATGTGCTCACCTGACACCAGGAGAATAAATCCCTCTGCACCATCTGACTGCAGTGTTTCTGTTGTAGCCGTTGTTTTGTCTCCTCCCGTGTATTCTGACTCTCACCCCTGACCTTCGCCCTCTCTCCGGTCCGCAGGGCGACCTGTTGAACCCGTGTCGGTGTGACGGCTCGGTGCGTTACACCCACCAGCACTGCCTGCTGAAGTGGATCAGCGAGCGAGGCTGCTGGACCTGCGAGCTCTGCTGCTACCGCTTCCACGTCATCGCCATCAACATGAAGAGACCGTGGCAGGTACGGCTGAAGAATTCGATTTTAAACGTTCAcgaaatataatataatatgaggATAATGAGAACAACAGTAACATGTAAAGACGCTCCATAAAATCCAgactgaaaagatgtttttaagtTCAGGTAAGATGGCAACAGGTCTTTCAAAGTTAATGATAAAGGATGTCATCGTCAGTCTTGGATGGTTGTGTGAACTTCCGCCTCTGTGATTCAGGTTCAGCTTTGTTCAGTCAGACTTCTAAAGATGGTGACGACGTCTGAAGATGAATCAGTGTCGACTTCTCACAGGAAGGAGCTTCTCTGGTAACAGACGTCTGGATTAAAAGCCAGCCACTTCCTTTCTTATCACATCACTTCGTCCGGATGATTTTGATGATTTTCAGTCGGGTTTCTTGCACAGAGAAGAGAGCTGGGGAGTTAGAAAGAGTTTCTCACACAGAGTCTGACTGATGATCTGGAGCTCCATCATCCCTGCAggtctctgactctctgactCATTTAGGAGGTTTCAGGTGTTCTGCGTCGATGGAGCGACTCATCAACACTTGAGGTCGTGTTGTGAGAACCAACATGAAGATGGAGGTTTTAGAATATTAACTGAGAGCTGGTGGACATCATCCGAACAGCTGCTCTCTTCTTTCTGAAAAGCACTTTAAATGCCTGACGAGCGTTGTGGCACCAAACTGCAGCCGTTTCATCCTTTATGGCTCTTTTTACGGCTTTTCACGGCCATAAACCTGCGAGGTTACAGATTTCTCCCACCGAGCGTGCTGTCTAAATTATTATGGAGGCATTAACAAGAGATTGTTTTTACACTCTCTGATGCATCGATCGCTCAGAGACATTCACAGCTTCTCTGTTGGAGGAAAACagccacacagcagcttcactggcAGACTGACGACACATGAACccacctgcagctgccacaTCCTGTCCTGACACATGACTCACCTGCACTGGATTTTAACATCCAGAACTCTTTAATTATGTATGTTTCTCTTCCTGATGACCCTCTGGATAGGCACACCTTAATAGCAGCTCATTATCATTTCTCATGAATGACTCATTGCTGATAAACTGTAGAAATAAGTGGACAAGAGGACATGACTTCAACCACAGTGATGAAGCAGAACTGCAGCTAAAATTGAGCTGCAGTAATAACACTGTGCATTATTGATGAAATCCCTGATTGGATCCATCGTGAACAAACATAACAGAAGCAGCTTTAGTCATCCCGTAATAATCTATgatcacaaacacactctgaagAACACAATATGTCTGAAGTTCCTCCTGATTTGTTGAATTAAAGCGCAGCAGGCCGAGAGAACAAACAGCATTTAGAGTTTGGGTTCAATTTAAAGTGACGGACTCGTTCAGTATTAATACATTCTGATACAACAGGGAGCACAGCTCTGCAGGAGGAGCACGCAGTCAGcgctctgcagactgaagctgggaGAACATGTAATGTCAcggggaagcagacgtaaacagaATGGAGATCGGTGTGATGAGGCTTGTTGCagtaagaaacaaacagaagcacGACGTTAAAACCGGTCTGGATGAGACGCGGTCAACGCAGGTTTACATTTCTTCATCGAGAACTTGAGCGTGGTTCTAAGTTTCtgtatgctagctaacgttagcctcaatGGAGAGAATGTCTAGCGTAGCTtggcagcaccatcagctgctcctggatCCGTCTgtcactagccgtttttagacagagcaccaagccactaatctgcccgtccttttggcagcttggtccgcggttttagacagagggcggcaaattgggggtctgttgtggtccgccgattttccacctcggagggtacacttatttccacctcgcctgctatctaaaaacgaggcggcaatgtgccggcctctgcgtgaggtgggcggaggtgtcgatgacctgcactgttgtgcgacccacagctggggagttttaaaaccaggaaacagctgatcacagcagtcagtccatcacttcatccgcaggacattaagatgaacaactggacagctgctgagatccaggagatgctagtgtctcctcgctctctgtagctgttgggttgtgttagcttgttgttgtgtcggaaagctaagaacggtcgctactttcaaattaaaagccccccgctaagaacccagttctaaactccaatggggtgcaatgtaaagctcttattttgaagacaaatttgttgtcactgttcacagcccaactcgAGCTTCACGTcgcgtcacatgtttacgcctacctcagaggcggctttggaaaaggaggaatattacgcctccgttttagaaagacaggccggcacattgtcgcccttaccttggagcaaatgtgccaccttttctatcttaAAAGGGCTACTGATAGTTGTGGTTGGACGGTACGACCTGCAAATAATATCACCATGTTTTT
The sequence above is drawn from the Sparus aurata chromosome 21, fSpaAur1.1, whole genome shotgun sequence genome and encodes:
- the marchf11 gene encoding E3 ubiquitin-protein ligase MARCH11, producing the protein MMSTEEGEAGSACEEARGGTAVTHRHTWDEGEPHGCQGRPRPAEEDEAAQGEEAAEPEETEEGEEGEEGEGCREGCREGRSCGDACGGDTAGNISSEDGAVGGTSSKAQTMHSNCSSETCIPTPSCRICFQGAEQGDLLNPCRCDGSVRYTHQHCLLKWISERGCWTCELCCYRFHVIAINMKRPWQWQSITITLVEKVQIIAVFLGSLFLVASISWLLWSALSPQAVWQRRDILFQICYGMYGFMDLVCVGLIVHEGAAVYNVFMRWRAVNLHWDVQSYDKAKDMEESSTGHSSLGPRTLWLPLVTFGPNGPLHPTQLGPQPWTCLCLAPFCPGLFPQNNLSQDSDSGEVVIRVTSV